The following proteins are co-located in the Vigna angularis cultivar LongXiaoDou No.4 chromosome 2, ASM1680809v1, whole genome shotgun sequence genome:
- the LOC108328051 gene encoding mannan endo-1,4-beta-mannosidase 4, with the protein MGFQNLVLMSFMMILCISLYVNCIDIAEERIVAQRPNDFIKRNGTRFFLNGKPHYFNGFNAYWLMIFAADPSTSSKVTTVFQEASKHGLNLARTWAFNDGGYKALQTSPGIYDENVFRALDAVISEAGKYGIRLILSLVDNWKAGGGKNQYVQWAKQRGQSVRTEDDFFSNPLTKQFYKNHVKTVLTRKNTVTGLLYKDDPTIFSWELMNEPRSLDLSGKQVQDWVKEMAAYLKSIDNNHLLQVGLEGFYGNSIPQRKQFNPGYEGGSDFISNNLVPEIDYATIHLYPQWMSRFNQSRQDVFIERWVSMHIQDAQNVLRKPILLAEFGLNSRIRGYTVAQRDRLYAKLYNWTYFSASHKGPCAGAAFWQLFVEGMENMADGYEIVFQHNPSTTNIISQQSLRMSKIQ; encoded by the exons ATGGGGTTTCAAAACTTGGTCTTGATGAGTTTTATGATGATCTTGTGCATCAGTCTATACGTGAATTGCATtgatattgctgaagaaagaaTAGTTGCCCAAAGACCTAACGATTTCATCAAACGAAATGGCACCCGTTTTTTCCTAAATGGGAAGCCACACTACTTCAACGGATTCAATGCATATTGGCTAATGATTTTTGCAGCCGACCCATCTACAAGTTCTAAGGTCACTACAGTTTTTCAAGAAGCTTCCAAACATGGTTTAAACTTAGCAAGAACATGGGCATTCAATGATGGAGGTTACAAAGCCCTTCAAACTTCACCTGGTATTTACGACGAGAATGTTTTCAGG GCATTGGATGCTGTGATATCAGAAGCAGGAAAATATGGCATACGATTGATTCTAAGCCTGGTAGATAATTGGAAAgctggtggtggaaagaatcaGTATGTTCAATGGGCAAAACAACGTGGTCAGAGCGTAAGAACTGAGGATGACTTCTTCTCTAATCCCCTCACTAAGCAATTCTACAAAAATCATGTCAAG ACAGTGCTGACAAGAAAAAATACAGTGACTGGATTATTATACAAGGATGACCCCACCATTTTTTCTTGGGAGCTCATGAATGAACCTCGTTCTTTAGACTTATCGGGAAAACAAGTTCAG GATTGGGTGAAGGAGATGGCTGCTTATTTGAAGTCCATTGACAACAATCACTTACTGCAAGTAGGGCTTGAAGGGTTTTATGGTAATTCAATACCACAAAGAAAACAGTTCAATCCTGGATACGAAGGAGGAAGTGATTTCATTTCTAACAACCTAGTTCCTGAAATCGATTATGCCACCATTCATCTCTACCCTCAATG GATGTCGAGGTTTAACCAATCACGTCAAGATGTCTTCATAGAAAGATGGGTCAGCATGCATATTCAAGATGCACAAAATGTTCTACGAAAACCCATTCTTCTTGCGGAGTTTGGGTTAAATTCAAGAATTAGAGGATACACTGTTGCCCAAAGGGACCGATTGTATGCAAAACTATACAATTGGACATATTTCAGCGCTAGCCACAAGGGACCATGTGCTGGTGCAGCTTTTTGGCAACTATTTGTTGAAGGAATGGAAAACATGGCTGATGGTTATGAAATCGTCTTTCAACACAATCCTTCCACTACCAATATCATCTCCCAACAATCTTTAAGAATGTCAAAAATTCAATAG